A genomic window from Pseudomonadales bacterium includes:
- a CDS encoding peptidylprolyl isomerase, whose protein sequence is MQISKDSVVVFHYRLSEQGGAFTEDSRTEEPVAYLHGHDNILSGLEEVLVGKAAGDAVSVTLPPERAYGVINPQMQQRISIKRLKFNGKLKAGDIAWVETQEGPRQVTVVKPGKFMAEVDTNHPLAGKTLTFDIEIVSVRAATEEEIAHGHAHGEGGHHHD, encoded by the coding sequence ATGCAAATCTCCAAAGATTCCGTTGTTGTTTTTCACTATCGCTTAAGCGAACAAGGTGGCGCGTTTACCGAGGATTCGCGCACAGAAGAGCCGGTGGCTTATCTGCACGGTCACGACAATATTTTGTCGGGTCTTGAAGAAGTGCTTGTTGGCAAAGCAGCAGGAGATGCCGTTAGCGTCACGCTGCCGCCTGAGCGCGCTTACGGTGTGATCAATCCGCAGATGCAACAGCGTATCTCGATCAAACGCCTGAAATTTAATGGCAAGCTGAAGGCGGGCGATATTGCTTGGGTGGAAACGCAAGAAGGCCCGCGCCAAGTGACCGTGGTTAAACCTGGCAAGTTCATGGCAGAAGTGGATACCAATCATCCGCTGGCAGGAAAAACACTGACTTTTGATATTGAAATTGTTAGCGTAAGAGCGGCCACAGAAGAAGAAATTGCGCACGGGCATGCGCACGGTGAAGGCGGACATCACCACGACTAA
- a CDS encoding pyrimidine/purine nucleoside phosphorylase yields MLKVNEYFDGKVKSIAFQGEKLPATVGVMAPGDYEFGTSQKEVMTVVSGQLVVKLPGNETWQTFNAGDAFEVAANVKFQLKVAADTAYLCTYE; encoded by the coding sequence ATGTTAAAAGTCAATGAATACTTTGATGGGAAAGTAAAATCTATCGCGTTTCAAGGTGAAAAATTACCGGCAACTGTCGGCGTGATGGCGCCCGGTGATTACGAATTTGGCACCAGCCAAAAAGAAGTCATGACGGTAGTGAGTGGCCAGTTAGTGGTAAAGCTCCCTGGCAATGAAACTTGGCAAACTTTCAATGCCGGTGACGCATTCGAAGTGGCAGCCAATGTTAAATTTCAATTAAAAGTGGCTGCCGATACTGCTTATTTATGCACCTACGAGTAA
- the fabG gene encoding 3-oxoacyl-ACP reductase FabG has product MSIEGKVALVTGASRGIGRAIAEALAKMGATVIGTATSASGAAAIAERLKAEVYKGDGVVLNVTDANSVEAAIKSINEQFGNIDILVNNAGITKDNILMRMKDEEWDDVIATNLTSVFRLSRACLRGMTKARWGRIINISSVVGEMGNAGQSNYAATKAGVAGFARALAREIGSRNITVNTVAPGFIDTDMTHVLPEEQKQMLLNQIPLARLGKPEEIAAVVAFLASEPAGYITGETIHVNGGMYMS; this is encoded by the coding sequence ATGAGTATTGAAGGAAAAGTAGCATTGGTGACAGGCGCAAGCCGTGGTATTGGCCGCGCGATTGCTGAAGCTTTGGCAAAAATGGGCGCTACTGTTATCGGTACTGCGACGAGCGCATCTGGTGCTGCCGCAATTGCAGAGCGTCTGAAAGCTGAAGTTTATAAAGGTGATGGCGTCGTGTTGAATGTCACGGATGCTAATTCCGTTGAAGCAGCGATCAAATCCATCAATGAACAGTTTGGCAATATTGATATTTTGGTGAATAACGCAGGCATCACCAAAGACAATATTTTGATGCGTATGAAAGATGAAGAGTGGGACGATGTTATCGCCACAAATTTGACTTCAGTGTTTCGTTTGTCGCGCGCGTGTTTGCGCGGCATGACAAAAGCGCGCTGGGGACGCATCATTAATATAAGTTCCGTTGTCGGTGAGATGGGTAATGCGGGTCAGAGTAACTACGCGGCGACTAAAGCAGGTGTGGCAGGTTTTGCGCGTGCATTAGCGCGTGAAATTGGTTCGCGCAATATCACGGTGAACACCGTTGCCCCCGGATTTATCGACACCGACATGACGCATGTGCTGCCGGAAGAGCAAAAACAAATGCTGTTGAATCAGATTCCTCTGGCGCGTTTGGGTAAGCCAGAAGAAATTGCTGCGGTCGTGGCGTTCTTGGCTTCAGAGCCTGCGGGCTACATCACCGGCGAGACGATCCATGTCAACGGCGGGATGTACATGAGTTAA
- the fabD gene encoding ACP S-malonyltransferase: MSKPLAFVFSGQGSQKVGMLSEMAAAFPIVQKTFAEASEVLGYDLWNLCQNGEQEQLNATETTQPLLLTSSVALWRVWQEKQGKKPALLAGHSLGEWSALVCADVLAFGDAVDLVRKRGAYMQTAVPKGEGSMAAVLNVDDEKILSICKEASDVGVVEAVNFNSPGQVVIAGQVAAVDKASELLKAAGAKRVLPLPVSAPFHTSLMKPAAENMAKHIAATVFRAPSIPVVHNVNAKTAADPEAIKALMIQQIDHPVLWVDCVKALVNAGIQKVVECGAGKVLCGLCTRIEKDMTAFGIEDIAGLEKALLEI; the protein is encoded by the coding sequence ATGAGTAAACCGTTGGCATTTGTTTTTTCTGGGCAGGGCTCACAAAAAGTGGGTATGTTGTCTGAAATGGCAGCAGCATTTCCTATCGTACAAAAAACTTTTGCCGAAGCCTCTGAAGTGTTGGGCTATGACTTATGGAATCTCTGCCAAAACGGCGAGCAAGAGCAATTAAATGCTACGGAAACTACGCAGCCGTTGTTGCTGACATCCAGTGTCGCGTTGTGGCGCGTGTGGCAAGAAAAGCAGGGCAAAAAGCCAGCTCTATTAGCAGGGCATAGTTTGGGTGAGTGGTCGGCTCTGGTGTGTGCGGATGTTTTAGCGTTTGGCGATGCAGTAGATTTGGTGCGTAAACGCGGTGCTTACATGCAAACGGCTGTGCCTAAAGGTGAAGGCAGCATGGCGGCGGTTTTGAATGTCGACGATGAAAAGATTTTATCGATTTGCAAAGAAGCCTCGGATGTTGGCGTAGTGGAAGCGGTGAATTTTAATTCGCCGGGGCAAGTGGTTATTGCCGGTCAAGTGGCGGCAGTGGATAAAGCCTCTGAATTGTTAAAGGCGGCTGGTGCAAAACGCGTACTACCACTGCCTGTCAGCGCACCTTTCCATACTTCCTTGATGAAACCTGCCGCAGAAAATATGGCAAAGCATATTGCCGCCACAGTTTTTCGTGCACCAAGTATTCCCGTTGTTCACAATGTCAATGCAAAAACTGCTGCTGATCCTGAAGCGATTAAAGCATTGATGATTCAACAAATTGATCATCCAGTATTGTGGGTGGATTGCGTGAAAGCATTAGTTAACGCAGGCATTCAAAAAGTGGTGGAATGTGGTGCTGGCAAAGTGCTTTGCGGTCTTTGCACTCGCATCGAAAAAGACATGACAGCATTTGGCATTGAAGACATTGCCGGTTTAGAAAAAGCACTGCTCGAAATTTAA
- the plsX gene encoding phosphate acyltransferase PlsX, whose amino-acid sequence MITIAIDAMSGDFGPRVTVPASVRALSFLSDINLLLLGDNEAIQKELAKLQHNDNTRLRIVHTTQTVSMNDKPLQALRNKKDSSLYRGIQLLAEGEVQAFVSAGNTGAMLVIGHHLLERFAGIDRPAICAPIPTVNGKAYLLDVGANVEVGAENLHQFAIMGSVLASAVLGRTQPRVGLLNIGVEDIKGNEQVQQAATLLQADTALHYTGFIEADQIFSDQVDVVVCDGFVGNVALKASEGAARLIRQYLSQAFKRKWIYRVLGVLVAPVLSAFRSSINPSRYNGASFLGFTSTLVKSHGGADANAFFHAIEVASLEAKEKIPHKIGETLQKLSLK is encoded by the coding sequence ATGATCACAATTGCTATTGACGCCATGAGCGGGGATTTTGGTCCTCGCGTCACAGTGCCCGCCAGTGTGCGGGCATTGTCGTTTCTGTCAGATATCAATTTGTTGTTGCTCGGCGACAACGAAGCCATCCAAAAAGAATTAGCTAAACTACAACACAATGACAACACGCGCTTGCGCATTGTTCACACTACGCAAACGGTGTCGATGAATGACAAGCCTCTGCAAGCACTGCGCAATAAAAAAGATTCTTCGTTGTATCGCGGTATTCAATTGCTCGCTGAAGGTGAAGTGCAAGCGTTTGTCAGTGCCGGCAATACCGGCGCGATGTTAGTGATTGGGCATCATTTACTCGAACGCTTTGCTGGTATTGATCGCCCTGCGATTTGTGCGCCGATTCCTACGGTGAATGGCAAAGCGTATTTGTTGGATGTCGGTGCCAATGTTGAAGTGGGCGCTGAGAACCTGCATCAATTTGCCATCATGGGTTCGGTATTGGCTTCTGCTGTTTTGGGCAGAACACAACCGCGTGTTGGCTTGCTGAATATTGGCGTGGAAGACATCAAAGGCAATGAACAAGTGCAGCAAGCTGCAACATTGTTGCAAGCCGATACTGCATTGCATTACACGGGTTTTATCGAAGCAGACCAAATTTTTTCTGATCAAGTGGATGTCGTGGTTTGCGATGGCTTTGTTGGTAATGTCGCGTTGAAAGCTAGCGAAGGCGCAGCGCGTTTAATTCGCCAGTATTTGTCGCAAGCGTTCAAGCGCAAATGGATTTACCGCGTGTTGGGTGTTTTAGTCGCGCCGGTTTTGAGTGCCTTTCGTTCGAGCATTAACCCATCGCGCTATAATGGTGCCAGTTTTTTGGGCTTTACTTCTACTTTAGTCAAAAGTCATGGTGGGGCAGATGCCAATGCTTTTTTTCATGCGATTGAAGTGGCAAGTCTAGAAGCAAAAGAAAAAATTCCACACAAAATTGGCGAGACTTTGCAAAAACTTTCTTTGAAGTAA
- the rpmF gene encoding 50S ribosomal protein L32 encodes MAVQKSRKSRSRRGMRRSHDALTASTLSVDSVTGEKHLRHHMTADGFYRGRKVVENAGE; translated from the coding sequence ATGGCCGTACAAAAAAGCCGTAAATCTCGTTCACGCCGTGGCATGCGTCGTTCACATGATGCTTTGACTGCTAGCACGCTGTCAGTAGATTCAGTAACCGGTGAAAAGCATCTGCGTCACCACATGACTGCGGACGGTTTCTACCGCGGTCGCAAAGTGGTTGAAAACGCTGGCGAATAA
- a CDS encoding YceD family protein: MHSASASSPLPHHVDAVKLCQQGGHLSGSASFAQLHRLGDQLCHQNGQAQVDWQFSLDEQSRKVIHGTVTAVLPLVCQRCLEQVDVAVQADTSLALVWSDEQAAQLSRSLDPVLMENDVLDVLATVEDGLLLALPIVATHEKGVCEIGNSLKNFWRKHQRQRNPPIRFRCWQT; the protein is encoded by the coding sequence ATGCACAGTGCATCTGCCAGCTCGCCATTGCCACACCATGTTGACGCGGTGAAGCTTTGTCAGCAGGGCGGGCATCTGTCAGGTAGTGCATCGTTTGCGCAGTTACATCGTTTGGGCGATCAGTTGTGTCACCAAAACGGTCAAGCGCAAGTGGATTGGCAGTTTTCGTTGGATGAGCAATCCCGCAAAGTGATACATGGTACGGTCACAGCGGTATTGCCTTTGGTGTGTCAGCGCTGCTTAGAGCAGGTTGATGTAGCCGTTCAAGCGGACACAAGTTTGGCCTTGGTATGGAGTGATGAGCAGGCGGCGCAGTTGTCGCGTTCATTGGATCCAGTGCTGATGGAAAACGATGTGTTGGATGTGCTGGCAACCGTAGAAGACGGGTTGTTATTGGCGCTGCCGATTGTGGCAACGCATGAAAAAGGCGTGTGTGAAATCGGCAACAGTTTGAAGAACTTCTGGCGGAAGCATCAGAGGCAGAGAAATCCCCCAATCCGTTTCAGGTGCTGGCAAACTTGA